The Arachis hypogaea cultivar Tifrunner chromosome 14, arahy.Tifrunner.gnm2.J5K5, whole genome shotgun sequence genome has a segment encoding these proteins:
- the LOC112744134 gene encoding uncharacterized protein yields the protein MLLCRFSLQMKLAAAAVTIRAVVVAEGSHRRCHRNRGRERDRELAVGERIGAAVPAAVQPQLAPPKLLPSPSLRKLTGVAGGYRRSTWFCFESRNRVRGRRRPYLKPLSYWVLVVASYSAIRCCRNQARFTVLLPSGQMHRSLIMFFAAPSLCFL from the exons ATGCTGTTATGCCGTTTCTCGCTGCAGATGAAGCTCGCCGCCGCAGCTGTTACTATTCGCGCCGTCGTCGTCGCCGAAGGGAGCCATCGTCGCTGTCATCGGAACAGAGGgcgagagagagacagagagctcGCGGTGGGGGAAAGGATAGGCGCCGCCGTTCCTGCCGCCGTCCAGCCTCAGTTAGCACCGCCGAAGCTCCTGCCATCACCGTCGTTGAGGAAGCTCACCGGAGTTGCTGGAGGCTACCGCCGCTCTACCTGGTTCTGTTTTGAGTCGCGCAACCGTGTCCGTGGCCGCCGGAGACCGTATCTGAAGCCTCTGTCTTATTGGGTTTTGGTTGTTGCAAGTTACTCGGCTATACGCTGTTGTCGGAACCAGGCCAGATTTACCG TGTTACTGCCATCAGGACAGATGCATAGGTCCCTGATTATGTTCTTTGCTGCTCCATCGTTGTGTTTTCTATAG